The DNA window GTCATCGCCATCCAGGACATGGGTGCGGCCGGCCTCACCTGCTCGGCGGTCGAAATGGGCGCCAAGGGCGACCTCGGCATCGAGCTCTATCTCGACAAGGTGCCGGTGCGCGAAGAGCGCATGAGCGCCTACGAAATGATGCTTTCCGAAAGCCAGGAGCGCATGCTGATGGTGCTGCGCCCGGAAAAGGAAAAGGAAGCCGAGGCGATCTTCCACAAATGGGGGCTCGACTTCGCCATTGTCGGCAAGACCACCGACGATCTGCGCTTCCGCGTGCTGCATCAGGGCGACGAGGTCGCCAACCTGCCGATCAAGGATCTCGGCGACAAGGCTCCGGAATATGACCGGCCGTGGGTCGAATCCAAGAAACCGGCGCCACTTGCCGCCAATGACGTTCCGCAGGCCGATGTGGCCGACGCGCTGTTGAAGCTGCTCGGCGGACCGGATCTCTCGTCGCGCCGCTGGGTGTGGGAGCAGTACGACACGCTGATCCAGGGCAATTCGCTGCAGCTTCCCGGCGGCGATGCCGGTGTGGTCCGCGTTGAAGGCCATGCGACCAAGGCGCTCGCCTTCTCCTCCGATGTGACGCCGCGCTATTGCGAGGCTGACCCCTATGAGGGCGGCAAGCAGGCGGTGGCCGAATGCTGGCGCAATTTGACCGCCACCGGCGCTCTGCCGCTGGCGGCCACCGACAACCTCAATTTCGGCAACCCGGAACGGCCCGAGATCATGGGTCAGCTGGTCGGCGCGGTGAAAGGCATCGGCGATGCCTGCCGCGCGCTCGGCTTCCCGATCGTCTCCGGCAACGTCTCGCTCTACAACGAAACCAACGGCCAGGGCATCCTGCCGACACCGACCATCGGCGGCGTCGGCCTGATCGCCGACTGGTCGAAGATGGTGCGGACCGGCTTTGCCGCACCAGGCCAGATGATCCTGCTGGTCGGCGCGCCGGCCTCCTGGGGAACGCATCTCGGCCAGTCGGTCTATTTCAGAGACATTCACGGCCGCACGGATGGCCCGCCGCCGCCGGTCGACCTCGACCATGAAAAGCGCGTCGGTGACCATGTACGCGCTCTCATCGCATCCGGCATCATCACGGCGGCGCACGACGTTTCCGATGGTGGCATTGCCGTGGCTCTAGCCGAAATGGCAATGGCGTCAGGCATCGGTGCGACGGTCCCCGGGCTTGTCGGCACCGACCCGATCCCGGTCTGGTTCGGCGAGGATCAGGGCCGTTATCTGCTGACGTTGTCGATCGACCCGGATAGTGATGAATGGGACGCCATTCGCAAGCAGCAGAGCGAACTCGGCATCTTCGCACCTTGGATCGGCTCGACCGGCGGCAGCGCGCTGAAGCTTGGCGAGGCGCGGGCAATCCCAGTCAGCGAACTCTCCGCGGTTCACGAAGGCTGGTTCCCCCGCTTCATGGATCAGGCCAGTTGACCAGAGCATGATCCCGAAAAGTGGAAGCCGGTTTTCGGAAAAAGATCATGCTCAATCATAGGGAACTGGCTGCCCGGGCGCTGCTTGCAGTCGTCTTCTGGCCGTCGCTGTTCTTCTTCTGGTTTCTCGGGCCATTCGTCTTTTTCCTGCTGTCGACGACCTCGAGCGAGGTTTGCACGCGGCTGGAAACACGCGCGCAGTTCCTTGCCGCGGCCAACGGCGCCATCCCGATGCTCGTGATGCAGAACCTCATCTACGCGGTCCCGATCGTGTGCCTGGTGGTTTGGGGCCGCCTGGCGCCGGATCCGGCACGGGCAAGGCATATCGTCACCTGCATCAAGCTTTTTGCCGGTGCGGTCGTCGTAGGGGCGTTGTGGGAGTATGGTTCGTCGCTCGTCTGCGACGGTTACGGCCAACCGTTCTTCTCGCCCGCCTGGCAGATGACGAGTTATCTTCCCATAGTCAGCCTGGTTATCAACGTTCCGCTCTATGTGCTGGCCTTCAGCCTTGGCCGCGCCTTCTCGACACGCGAGGATGCTGCCGAGGATGAAGCAAGCCCACCGGTCTAGTCTTTCTCTGAAACCATCGGACCGTCTTGCCCTTGGAGGGACAGAACGGCTTCAATCCGGACCGGAAAGGCTTTAGGCTCGCCCGACTCTCATCTCATGGCCGGCTACCGGCCGCTCGAAACAGGATTTTGCCATGGCAATGGATGCCCACGACATCGAAAAACTGATCAAGGACGGCATTCCGGACGCAAAGGTGACGATCCGCGATCTCGCCGGCGATGGCGACCATTATGCTGCCGAAGTGGTGGCCGAGAGCTTTCGGGGAAAAAGCCGCGTGCAGCAGCACCAGATGGTCTATGACGCGCTGAAGGGCAATATGGGCGGCGTGCTGCACGCACTGGCGCTGCAGACCAGCGTTCCTGACTAGGCGAGAGCAATCCATGACCTGGATACCCGATCTCCTCTTTTCCATGTTGTTCAGGCGCATTGGAGGCGATCGGGCGATACAGCTGATTTTGACGGCGGCATGGAAGGTTATCGTTTTTGTGGCGCGATCCTTTGTTGATCTGGCGCTTCGGCTCATCCCTCCGGCCCCAATACGCCCCGCACCACCAGCGTTTGGTGATGAGCGTTATCGCGGTCTTTCTCTTCGCCGGTCTCGCAAGCATGCCGCCGCTGGCCAGCAGAATGTCTAGATCCGCCGCATAGGGCTGTCACCTGGTTTGGCCCAAGTCGCGCCAACTCTTGCGCCATTTCAGCCACGGCACGGCTAACGTCTTGTTTCGAGCAATCGTTGGGTTTATTTGAAGGATATGTTTCGAGCCTGACTCCCACAGGCGGGAAAGGATATTCCATGAGCGGTATGAACGACTACATCGACAATGAAGTGAAGGGCAACGACGTCGTCCTTTTCATGAAGGGCACGCCCGGTTTCCCGCAATGCGGATTTTCCGGCCAGGTCGTCCAGATCCTCGACTATATCGGCGCCGACTACAAAGGCGTGAACGTCCTGGACTCCGCTGAACTGCGCCAGGGCATCAAGGAATATTCCAACTGGCCGACGATCCCGCAGCTCTACGTCAAGGGCGAATTCGTCGGCGGCTGCGATATCGTCCGCGAGATGTTCCAGGCGGGCGAACTCCAGACATTCCTTGTCGAAAAGGGCGTCAGCGTCAAAGGCGCCGCCTGATTTCTGTTTTCGTGCATGTCGTCCGCCTGAAACCGCCGTACAGTTTCGGGTGACGTGCACCAAACGCCAGGGCAGCCCCACCTCGGCAATTTTATGTCCTGAACCCAGGACCAAGACGAGCCAATGCGCCGGCCCGCCGGCGCATTTTCGTTTGAAAGATCGGACTTGCCGTGGACCAGCCAAAATCAGCGCCGCAATCGGCGAGCAAACTGCCCATTCCACGCTGGGAATTCATCGCCTTGTGCGCGGCGCTGATGGCGCTGAACTCGCTGGCCATCGACATTATGCTGCCGGCTTTGCAGCAGATCGGCGCTTCGCTTGGCGTCGAAAATGAAAATCACCGGCAATATGTGATCACCGCCTATATTCTGGGCTTCGGCGGCGGCCAGCTGTTCTTCGGGCCGATCTCGGATCGCTTCGGCCGTCGCGCGCCGCTGGTCGCCGGGCTGGTGATCTATGTCGCCGCGGCCGCGGCGGCTGCCGTTGCGCCAAGCTTTGAGACACTTCTGCTGTGCCGGGCCGTGCAAGGCATCGGTGCCGCCGCCACCCGCGTCATCGCCGTCTCGATCGTGCGCGACACGTTCGACGGCCGGCGCATGGCCGAGGTGATGTCGCTGATCTTCATGGTGTTCATGGCGATACCGGTCATTGCTCCCGGCATCGGCCAGTTCATCATGCTGTTTGCGACCTGGCATTGGATCTTCGTCACCATGGCCGTCGGCGCGCTCTTTGTCTCTGCCTGGTCGCTGCTGCGCCTGCCTGAAACATTGCATCCCGAACATCGCCGGCCACTGACCGTGAACTCCATTGTCGGTGGGTTTCGCATCGTGCTCACCAACCGTATTGCGATCTGCTATGCCTTCGCCAGCACCTTCGTTTTCGGCGCCATGTTCGGCTTCATCGCCTCGGCGCAGCAGATCTATGTCGACATATTCAACGTCGGCGAGATGTTCCCGGTCATCTTCGCCGGGGTTGCGGGCGTGCTTGCCTTCTCCAACTTTCTGAACTCGCGCCTTGTCGGCCGTATCGGCATGCGCCGCCTGTCGCAGAGCGCGCTGCTGCTGTTCCTTGTCATCAGCCTTGCCTGGCTGGTCGTTTCGCTGGAAATGAAGATGCCGCTCTGGCTGTTCATCACCTTCTTTGCCAGCGCCATGCTTCCGTTCGGCGCGCTCGGCGCGAATTTCAATGCGCTGGCCATGGAGCCGCTCGGCCAACTGGCCGGCACGGCGTCGTCCATCCTGGGTTTCATGCAGACGTTTCTCGGCGGCATTCTCGGCACGCTGATCGGTCAGGCATTCAACGGCACGGTGACGCCGCTGGCGGCCGGCTTCTGCAGCGTCTCGGTCGCAGCGCTGCTGATGATCTTCATCGCCGAGCGCGGCAAGATGTTCCAGCCGCAGAACCCACCGGTTCTAGGTCATATCACCGACCTGCATTAGGACGCACCTTCGAGGGCTGCCGTGAAGCGAGGGGAAAGCATACGCCCCGCGATTGCTCCACCCATGCTCTCCGAAAAGGGCAATGGCAAAGCTTCGTCGAGTGCCCTGAGGATGGAAGCCACGAAGGCCCGGCTGAGTTGGGCATCGGTCCCCAGATCGGAATATGTGGCGCGCGGCTTGCCGATCAGTGTGCCGTTGCGGCGAAGCGAGAACCGCAGCGTCAAGGACATGCCGGCGGTTCCGGGCGGCGGTTTCCAACACGCATAGATAGCGTCCGACATCTCCTTGATTGTGTCGACGGGATCTGGACTTCGACAGGCGCGCTCTTGCGAGCTTGCTTCGTAGGGGCCGGCAAACAGGGCGATGACGAGAACCAGCGCGACAATTGCGAATCGAGGTTTCATTCGAGAGCCTCCGGATTTGCGCGCGATCGTATCGCTCTTTCAGCTCGCCGCGGAAAGTGATCCTATTGCGCCCAGAGTTCGCGGCGCAATTCGTGCCAGCTTTCCCGATCGGGCGCGACAAGTAGACCGCCGCCGACATGCGAGGGCAGATAGGCGCTGCCGTCGAAGCGCGCGGCATGGCCGCCGGCCTCGGCATGGATCAGCACACCGGCCAGATGGTCCCACGGCATCAGCTTGTTGTAGACGACGAAGTGGGCATAGCCGCTCGCCAACAGGCGGTATTCGTGCGCCGCGCAGCGATAGGCGAATTGCGACAGGATCTTCGTCTGATTGCGCGCCAGCCGCGACCGCTCGGGTTCGGGCATATATTGCCAGGAGACCGAGCCGGTCATTTCCGAGATCGGTGCCGGTGGGGCGACATGCACCCTCTCGATGCTGCCATGCGCATGCCGGATATGGCTGCCGGCGCCCCTGGCGCCGATCAGCCAGTCCTTGCCGACCGGATCGTGGATGATGCCGGCAACGGTCTCGCCCTTGACCACGACCGCCAGCATGACGCCGAACAGCGGCACGCCGGAGGCGAAGTTGAAAGTGCCGTCGACCGGGTCGATGACGAACGCCAGATCGGCCTCGCCCAGGCCATCGAGCAGCGCTGGATTGTCGGAACAGGCCTCCTCGCCGACGACCATCGCCGAGGGATAACGCTCGCGCAGTCTGGCGGTGATGAGCCGCTCGGCATTGACGTCAGCTTCCGTCACGAGGTCGGCGGCCGAGGTTTTTTGGCGGATGTCGCCGTCGCCCAGCCGGCGAAAGCGCGGCATGATCTCGGCTTTAGCCGCATCGGACAGAAGGCCGGCAAGCCAGTCGATCGCAGTATCGTCAAATGTCATCGGGAACGTCTTGCCTGGCTGTGAGGGTTTCATTGAGGGCAGCGAAATCGAACAGTTTTCTGTCGAGCAAATGCGATGGCCTGCTGTTGGACAGTGCGCGCAGCATCGTGTCCTTGCGGCCGGGCATGCGCTTTTCCAGGTCCTCGAGCATCGCCTTCATGGCGTTGCGCTGGAGACCTTCCTGACTGCCGCAGAGATCGCAGGGAATGATCGGGAACTGCATCGCCGCAGCAAATTTTTCGAGATCGACCTCGGCGCAGTAGCTCAACGGCCGCAGCACCATGACGTCGCCGTCGTCATTGAGCAGCTTTGGCGGCATGGCCGCAAGACGGCCGCCATGGAAGAGGTTCATGAAGAAGGTTTCCAGAATGTCCTCGCGATGGTGGCCGAGCACCAGAGCCGAGCACCCCTCTTCCCGCGCGATGCGGTAGAGATGGCCGCGCCTGAGCCGCGAACAGAGCGAGCAATAGGTGCTGCCCGCAGGCAGCTTGTCGGTGACGACGGAATAGGTGTCCTGATATTCGATCCGGTGCGCGATTCCGTGGCTGTCGAGATAGTCCGGCAGGATGTGTTTGGGGAAATTCGGCTGGCCCTGGTCGAGATTGCAGGCCAGAAGATCAACCGGCAGCAGCCCGCGCCATTTGAGGTCGAGCAGCATAGCGAGCAGGCCGTAGGAATCCTTGCCGCCCGACAGCGCAACCAGCCAGCGCTGGCCGGGCTTCACCATCGAGAAATCCTCGATCGCCTGTCGGGTCAGCCGCAGCAGCCGCTTGCGCAATTTGTTGAACTCGACCGAGGACGGCACATCGGCAAACAGCGGATGAAAGCCGCCCTCGATGTCGCCGGCTGGTTCAAGCGATTCGGCGTCTGGCAGCATGTTCATGGCGTCAGTTCCAAAATCCGGGAGCAACGACTGTCCGGCGCTTCGTTGCGCCCGGAATTAGCGGAGATGGCCGACAAAGAAAAGGCGGACAAAGAAAAGGCCGCCTCGACGGGCGGCCTTTGCTTGGTATCGCGAAACGCGCTCGTTTAGCGCGAATAGAATTCGACGACCAGGTTCGGTTCCATCTGCACGGCGAACGGGACGTCCGCCAGGCCCGGGATGCGCGAGAAGGTCGCGACCATCTTGTTGTGATCGGCTTCGATGTAATCCGGCACGTCGCGTTCAGCCAGGCCGACCGCTTCGAGAACGATGACCAGCTGCTTCGACTTTTCGCGCACTTCGACGACATCGCCCGGCTTGCAGCGATACGAGCCGATGTTGACGCGCTTGCCGTTGACGTTGACGTGGCCGTGGTTGACGAACTGACGGGCGGCGAAAATGGTCGGCACGAACTTGGCGCGGTAGACGACCGCGTCGAGACGCGACTCGAGCAGGCCGATCAGGTTCTCCGAGGTGTCGCCCTTGCGGCGATCGGCCTCTTCATAGACCTTACGGAACTGCTTTTCCGAAACGTCGCCATAGTGACCCTTCAGCTTCTGCTTGGCGCGCAGCTGCAGGCCGAAATCGGAAAGCTTGCCCTTGCGGCGCTGGCCATGCTGGCCGGGGCCGTATTCACGCTTGTTGACCGGGGACTTCGGGCGGCCCCAGATGTTTTCGCCGAGACGGCGGTCGATCTTGTACTTCGCGGATTCGCGCTTGCTCATCGCATTCCCTTTCAAAACAAACACACCCGGAACCTCATGGTCCGGGTGAAGGAAACGCGCCCTCCTCTGGCCTCCGTTTTCGAGACCTGACAGGGTTTTCCCACGCAACGCGGCGGAAAACCCACGGGACACGTCAGTTCAAACAAGACCAGAAACCAAGGCAACGGTCTTGCGTATACAAAATAAACACCGGACATCGCTGCCCGGCGTTGGCGGCTGGTTAAACCGAGATTTAACCGGTGTCAAGCTTGTGGCTGGCCTTGGCGATGGCGACGATATACCGTCTGTGGGTTGAGTGCGATGCCGGACGTGGCGGGAGGTTGCGCCAACGGCATTAGGACGGGACTGGAGCAGAGGAGCCACAATTCGCATGAAGAAGTTCTTCCTTACCCTGACGGGAGCCGCGGTGTTGGCGGGATCGATGGCGGTCATGACGCCGGAGCCCGCAATGGCGCGGCATTGGCATGGCCAACGGCATCACGAGACCTGCCGCATCGTGGTCAAAAAGAGGGTTATCTGGCGGCACGGCCACAAGAAGGTCATCCGCTACAAGATCAAGCGCTGCTGGGGGCGCTGGTAAGCTCCGGTTCGGTCCCAGGGCGGCCGACAGATCATTTCAAAGCCCGCGGTTTTGGCCGCGGGCTTTTTGATTCCGGATGCCTAACCCTAGTCTTTCGATTTCTTGTCCGGCAGGCCCTTGCGCTTCGTCTCGGCGAATTCCTCGAGCTGTTTTTCGCTCATCGATTCGTACATTCCCTTGGAAGCGCCTTGGAGTTCGCTCTTCTTCGTCTCGCCGCGCTTGGCCGACAAGGCAGCACCGGCGGCTTTCTGCTGGGCTTTCGAGGTGGCTGGCATGGTTGCTACTCCTTTGCTGCCAGAAGAAACGCCGCGCTTTGACAGTAGTTCCGTCGCCAGCGGCTCAGTTCCCGGTCCCCTTAGTGCCAGCCCATCAGGCGATCGGCATCGGCGATTTTCGTTGGCAACCTTCCCGTGCCGGGAGCGCCAGTGTAGGACGGCTGCATGAAATCACTGACCGATCCTTCACAAGCGCTCTCCACCGGCCTGGCGAAAATCCGCACCGAATTCCGCGTGCCGGATGGATTTCCATTGGTCGTGATGGCGGCAGCGGAGGCGGCGGCCAAACGTGTGCCCACCCAGCATGCCGATCGAACTGATATGCCCTTCGTCACGCTCGATCCGGCTGCTTCCACCGACCTTGATCAGGCGTTTTCAATCGAGACGAGCGGCAGCGATCTTCTGCTGCATTATGCCATTGCCGACGTAGCCTGGTTCGTCGAGGACGGCGACGCGATCGATCTCGAGGCCTGGACGCGGGGCGAGACACTTTACTTGCCGGACGGCAAGGCCGGTCTCTACCCGCCGGCACTTGCCGAAGGTGCGGCGAGCCTGTTGCCGGATGGGCCGCGTCCAGCTGTCATCTTCACCGTTCGGGTCGCGGGGGACGGTCTGGTGAAACTGGACGGTGCGGAGCGGGCAATCATTCAAAGCCGCGCGAAGCTCGCCTATGACAGCGTGCGGGCCTCCGATGTCCCGGCAGGCTTCGCCGAAATGGCGCGGCGCATGGCGATGAACGAAAAGGGTCGTGGCGCGTCCCGCGTCGATCCGCCCGAGCAGGAGGTGGAACGGCTCGCCGATGGCACATTCCGGCTTTCGTTCAGACCGCTGCTGCAATCCGAGCAAGACAACGCCGCGCTTTCGCTGGCTGCCAATATGGCGATTGCCGACGCCATGCTTGCGCACCATATCGGGTTGTTCCGTGTGATGTCGGAGCCAGATGCTTTCAAGGTGCAAAGACTGCGCAACGCGGCACAGGCTCTGGGACTGTCCTGGCCGGCCTCCACCAGCTTGCGCGACTATCAGCGAACCCTTGACCCGGCCGATCCGCAACAGGCGGCGCTGATGCTGGAAATCCGCCATGCAAGCCCCGGCGCATCTTACCAACCCTACAAAGAGGGGGTTGTCCCCTGGCATGAGGCGATGGCTGCGACCTATGCTCATGCAACCGCGCCGCTCAGGCGACTGGCCGATCGCTACGTCGTGCGCTGCGCGCTGGCTATCGCCAATGGCCAGCCCGTGCCGCAGGCCGTCACCGATGCATTCACTGGATTGCCGAAGGTGATGGGACGTGCAGATAGCCGCGCTTCGCAGATCAACCATGCGGTCATCGATCTTGCCGAGGCGGTCATGCTCAGGGGACGCGAGGGAGAGACGTTCAAGGCCGTCGTGACCGACGTCAACCATGGCGTACGCGTCCAGCTTGCCAACATGCCTGTCGTTGCCAATTTGAAGGCCGACGGGCTCGAACAGGGTGATGGCCTGACGCTAAGGTTGGTCTCGGCCGATCCGGATCAACGCAGCATCGTGTTCGAACCTGCCTGAACGGCAGACGTTTCGGTCACCGTCTAGCTCACGACCAGTCCAAAGCCCTGCATCAGCCGGCTGGTAGCGAAGTCCACCTTGCCGGAGGTGAAGACGGCGATGTCGGGCTCGCCCGTCGGCAGCGGTCCATCGACCGGCGCCAGCAGCGACATGGCGCGGCGGGCGATCGCTTCGGCCGGGTCGATCCAGTCGACCGGCCAGGGCGCGGTCTTGCGCATGCGATTGGCCAGGAACGGATAATGGGTGCAGCCGAGCACCACGATGTCGGTGCGGGCGCCGTCCTTCTCGACAAAGCATGGCGCGATCTCCTCGCGCACGATCTCCTCGTCGACGAACCCCTGGCGCATATAGATCTCGGCCAGCGGCGCCAGCCGGTCCGAGCCGACCAGCCGCACGTGGCATTTCTGCGCCCATTTGCCGATCAGGTCGCGCGTGTATTGACGCTTGACCGTGCCGGGCGTCGCCAGCACCGAGACGAGCCCGGAGCGGGTGCGTTCCGCCGCCGGCTTGATCGCCGGCACCGTGCCGACAAAGGGATGACCGGGGAATTTCTGGCGCAGCGCGTCAATCACCAGCGTCGACGCCGTGTTGCAGGGAATGACCGAAATCTCGGGCCTGAATTTTTCCAGCAGCATGCCGAACAGGCCAAGGATATGGGCGTTAAGGGCCGGCTCGTCCCAGGCGCCATAGGGGAAAGCCGCATCGTCGGCGACATAGACAAAGCGGCGGTCAGGCATCAGCACCCGCGCCTCGCGCAGCACAGTAAGCCCGCCGATGCCCGAATCGAACATCAGGATCGGCCGTTCAGTCATTGTCGGTTCCCTTGCCACCTAGCGGCGGCGTGTCATTGTCGTCACCATTGGCGTCGGGCGGTTGGCGACCCACTTCCGCCTTGCGAGCACGCGCGGCGGCCGCGGGCAGGCGCCGTGGATCATCGCCGGGCGAACCATCGCCGCGCGGCATCGCCGGCGAAAACCTGTCGAGCGACGAGATGATGCCGCGCAGCACCTTGAGCTCCGGTTCTGCAAAACCGGCGCGCGTCAGCACCGCGCGCAGATTGTCGATCATTTTCGGCTTCTTCGGCGCCGGCCGGAAATAACCACGCGCTTCCAGGGCGCCTTCGAGGTAGGCGAACAGGCCGTGCAGTTCTTCCTTGCTTGCCGGCTTCATGTCCGGGCCGGAAAAATTGGTCTTCGTCTCGTCTTCCAGGCCGGACTTCATCCATTCGTAGGACATCAGCAAGGCCGCCTGGGCGATGTTGAGCGAGGAGAAATCAGGATCGACCGGGAAGGTGACGATCTCGTCGGCAAGGCCGACCTCGTCATTGTAGAGGCCGAAGCGCTCGCGTCCGAACAGGATGCCGGTGCGTTGGCCCATTGCGTGACGGGCCCGCAGCACCCTGCCCGCTTCCACCGGCCCGCGCACGGATTTGAAGCCATCGCGCTGCCTGGCCGTGGTGGCGAAAACAAAGTTTAGGTCGGCGAGCGCCGAGGCCAGATCGTCGAAGACGGTGACAGCGTCGATGACATGATCGGCGCGGCTGGCCGCCGCGCGTGCCTTCTCGCTCGGCCAACCGTCACGAGGGTTGACGAGACGCAGCTCCGACAGACCGAAATTGGCCATGGCGCGAGCGACCATGCCGATGTTCTCGCCGAGCTGCGGCTCGACCAGGATGATCGCCGGGCCAGCGGTCTGAAGGTCAGTTCCTGCCATGTGTTCCAGATGATTGCGCTGCGAAGTCTTCGCGTCCTGCCATATCGATACGGCTTTTTGAAGAGTGGTTGGCCATTTTGCCGACAAATAGCCATGGCGCACATCTGCCGCTTCCTTGGTTTACGTAACGGGCCTGAGGTTACGTGAGGTATCGGGCAGCCGCGCTATTGTTGCGCTGACCGGCAGGCTCGAAAACGGACCGCTTGTGTGCCGACGGATGATTTGCTGCGCCGTGCGAAAAAATGGCGGGGCGCAACCGCTCCTTGCATATGGCCTAAGTCATCCAACTCTATTTCCCGCCGTGTTGCGCCACAGTGCATCCCAGATGTCTGGCATATGCGCCGCCTCGTACTCGCTGTTGCTATCATCGATATTCTTGCATGGGAAAAATCATCTGCAATCCGAATGCTATTTATTTACTATGACTCATAGCATCACTGGAAGGTAAATTATAACGCTATAATGTCCGAGCCGCTTGGGCTGGATGTATATCGA is part of the Mesorhizobium loti genome and encodes:
- the purL gene encoding phosphoribosylformylglycinamidine synthase subunit PurL — encoded protein: MTISNTVPITPELIASHGLKPDEYQRILDLVGREPSFTELGIFSAMWNEHCSYKSSKKWLRTLPTTGPQVIQGPGENAGVVDIGDGDCVVFKMESHNHPSYIEPYQGAATGVGGILRDVFTMGARPIAAMNALRFGAPDHPKTRHLVSGVVSGVGGYGNAFGVPTVGGEVNFDARYNGNILVNAFAAGLAKTDAIFLSEAKGVGLPVVYLGAKTGRDGVGGATMASAEFDDKIDEKRPTVQVGDPFTEKCLLEASLELMASGAVIAIQDMGAAGLTCSAVEMGAKGDLGIELYLDKVPVREERMSAYEMMLSESQERMLMVLRPEKEKEAEAIFHKWGLDFAIVGKTTDDLRFRVLHQGDEVANLPIKDLGDKAPEYDRPWVESKKPAPLAANDVPQADVADALLKLLGGPDLSSRRWVWEQYDTLIQGNSLQLPGGDAGVVRVEGHATKALAFSSDVTPRYCEADPYEGGKQAVAECWRNLTATGALPLAATDNLNFGNPERPEIMGQLVGAVKGIGDACRALGFPIVSGNVSLYNETNGQGILPTPTIGGVGLIADWSKMVRTGFAAPGQMILLVGAPASWGTHLGQSVYFRDIHGRTDGPPPPVDLDHEKRVGDHVRALIASGIITAAHDVSDGGIAVALAEMAMASGIGATVPGLVGTDPIPVWFGEDQGRYLLTLSIDPDSDEWDAIRKQQSELGIFAPWIGSTGGSALKLGEARAIPVSELSAVHEGWFPRFMDQAS
- a CDS encoding BolA family transcriptional regulator, producing MAMDAHDIEKLIKDGIPDAKVTIRDLAGDGDHYAAEVVAESFRGKSRVQQHQMVYDALKGNMGGVLHALALQTSVPD
- the grxD gene encoding Grx4 family monothiol glutaredoxin, producing MSGMNDYIDNEVKGNDVVLFMKGTPGFPQCGFSGQVVQILDYIGADYKGVNVLDSAELRQGIKEYSNWPTIPQLYVKGEFVGGCDIVREMFQAGELQTFLVEKGVSVKGAA
- a CDS encoding multidrug effflux MFS transporter; this encodes MPRWEFIALCAALMALNSLAIDIMLPALQQIGASLGVENENHRQYVITAYILGFGGGQLFFGPISDRFGRRAPLVAGLVIYVAAAAAAAVAPSFETLLLCRAVQGIGAAATRVIAVSIVRDTFDGRRMAEVMSLIFMVFMAIPVIAPGIGQFIMLFATWHWIFVTMAVGALFVSAWSLLRLPETLHPEHRRPLTVNSIVGGFRIVLTNRIAICYAFASTFVFGAMFGFIASAQQIYVDIFNVGEMFPVIFAGVAGVLAFSNFLNSRLVGRIGMRRLSQSALLLFLVISLAWLVVSLEMKMPLWLFITFFASAMLPFGALGANFNALAMEPLGQLAGTASSILGFMQTFLGGILGTLIGQAFNGTVTPLAAGFCSVSVAALLMIFIAERGKMFQPQNPPVLGHITDLH
- a CDS encoding inositol monophosphatase, which translates into the protein MTFDDTAIDWLAGLLSDAAKAEIMPRFRRLGDGDIRQKTSAADLVTEADVNAERLITARLRERYPSAMVVGEEACSDNPALLDGLGEADLAFVIDPVDGTFNFASGVPLFGVMLAVVVKGETVAGIIHDPVGKDWLIGARGAGSHIRHAHGSIERVHVAPPAPISEMTGSVSWQYMPEPERSRLARNQTKILSQFAYRCAAHEYRLLASGYAHFVVYNKLMPWDHLAGVLIHAEAGGHAARFDGSAYLPSHVGGGLLVAPDRESWHELRRELWAQ
- the ttcA gene encoding tRNA 2-thiocytidine(32) synthetase TtcA, which codes for MNMLPDAESLEPAGDIEGGFHPLFADVPSSVEFNKLRKRLLRLTRQAIEDFSMVKPGQRWLVALSGGKDSYGLLAMLLDLKWRGLLPVDLLACNLDQGQPNFPKHILPDYLDSHGIAHRIEYQDTYSVVTDKLPAGSTYCSLCSRLRRGHLYRIAREEGCSALVLGHHREDILETFFMNLFHGGRLAAMPPKLLNDDGDVMVLRPLSYCAEVDLEKFAAAMQFPIIPCDLCGSQEGLQRNAMKAMLEDLEKRMPGRKDTMLRALSNSRPSHLLDRKLFDFAALNETLTARQDVPDDI
- the rpsD gene encoding 30S ribosomal protein S4; its protein translation is MSKRESAKYKIDRRLGENIWGRPKSPVNKREYGPGQHGQRRKGKLSDFGLQLRAKQKLKGHYGDVSEKQFRKVYEEADRRKGDTSENLIGLLESRLDAVVYRAKFVPTIFAARQFVNHGHVNVNGKRVNIGSYRCKPGDVVEVREKSKQLVIVLEAVGLAERDVPDYIEADHNKMVATFSRIPGLADVPFAVQMEPNLVVEFYSR
- a CDS encoding DUF3008 family protein; translation: MPATSKAQQKAAGAALSAKRGETKKSELQGASKGMYESMSEKQLEEFAETKRKGLPDKKSKD
- a CDS encoding RNB domain-containing ribonuclease produces the protein MKSLTDPSQALSTGLAKIRTEFRVPDGFPLVVMAAAEAAAKRVPTQHADRTDMPFVTLDPAASTDLDQAFSIETSGSDLLLHYAIADVAWFVEDGDAIDLEAWTRGETLYLPDGKAGLYPPALAEGAASLLPDGPRPAVIFTVRVAGDGLVKLDGAERAIIQSRAKLAYDSVRASDVPAGFAEMARRMAMNEKGRGASRVDPPEQEVERLADGTFRLSFRPLLQSEQDNAALSLAANMAIADAMLAHHIGLFRVMSEPDAFKVQRLRNAAQALGLSWPASTSLRDYQRTLDPADPQQAALMLEIRHASPGASYQPYKEGVVPWHEAMAATYAHATAPLRRLADRYVVRCALAIANGQPVPQAVTDAFTGLPKVMGRADSRASQINHAVIDLAEAVMLRGREGETFKAVVTDVNHGVRVQLANMPVVANLKADGLEQGDGLTLRLVSADPDQRSIVFEPA
- a CDS encoding glutamate racemase, which gives rise to MTERPILMFDSGIGGLTVLREARVLMPDRRFVYVADDAAFPYGAWDEPALNAHILGLFGMLLEKFRPEISVIPCNTASTLVIDALRQKFPGHPFVGTVPAIKPAAERTRSGLVSVLATPGTVKRQYTRDLIGKWAQKCHVRLVGSDRLAPLAEIYMRQGFVDEEIVREEIAPCFVEKDGARTDIVVLGCTHYPFLANRMRKTAPWPVDWIDPAEAIARRAMSLLAPVDGPLPTGEPDIAVFTSGKVDFATSRLMQGFGLVVS
- a CDS encoding RNA methyltransferase, yielding MAGTDLQTAGPAIILVEPQLGENIGMVARAMANFGLSELRLVNPRDGWPSEKARAAASRADHVIDAVTVFDDLASALADLNFVFATTARQRDGFKSVRGPVEAGRVLRARHAMGQRTGILFGRERFGLYNDEVGLADEIVTFPVDPDFSSLNIAQAALLMSYEWMKSGLEDETKTNFSGPDMKPASKEELHGLFAYLEGALEARGYFRPAPKKPKMIDNLRAVLTRAGFAEPELKVLRGIISSLDRFSPAMPRGDGSPGDDPRRLPAAAARARKAEVGRQPPDANGDDNDTPPLGGKGTDND